The Pan paniscus chromosome 21, NHGRI_mPanPan1-v2.0_pri, whole genome shotgun sequence region AATTTATAGTTGATCTGGGCCTGGTTTGGAAGATTTTGAATCCCAATCTAATCCCCGTGGGAGATCAATACTACAATCAATCTTATTGTTTCCACAATGACTTTCTTGTCCTGTGCTTAAATCTGAGATAGGCTCTGAGTAGAGACAAGGCAAGGCTTCAGATAAAAGCGTTTGTAGCAGCTGCCTGTTTTTTTTCATGTGCACTgaattgtggatttttttttcttttatgatactACATGTGGTTTTTCTAAGGTGGGATATTTCTGCTTGTTTCATCAGAAGGGCATTTAGTGGACTGGAAATGTCTTACAGCAGCTATTGAGATCTGCTGTACCTAAGTTCTTAGAGCAATTAGTCAAAAATATGTTCCACTTCAATTCTTTTTCTACACTTTTAAATGCTTCTTTggcttaatacatttaaaatagagCATGGGTTTCTTCAATTCCTAGAAAAGAGTACAAAATTGTATATCACAGAGCAACCACTTGGTGGATATTTGGGGAGTTGGGAGTGAAGTTCTCTTTCTTGCCTTTCCCTGCTTAGGTGGTAAATTTCAAGTGGGAAATTTACACTGATAATAGACTCATGGGAAATGGCACTTCCAGATGTTTTCTCCCAGTGTGAAGGGTGACTTATACTTGTGAGAGTATCTGTTGGTAATGGGAATAAGTCCCAAAGGCAAGCCACATAGCAGAAGATACGTTCTCATTGAGGCAGCTACACATTACGACGGGGACACTGAATTGATCATCAGTTCATTTACAAGCACATTCCTAAGTGAGGTGCTCTCTGCTAGCAGAAATCAGATTTGAAAGGCAGTAAGATCTCACTCCACTCTTTCAGAATTCATCCAATGAAAGCAGAAATCACCTGTTGTCATATGTaaaatttgtgtgtatgtgtacattcTGCCATCTTAACCCTGAAATGATTATAGATCCAGCTAATCattcccaggtaatgctgattagaatacttttttttttttgtatagaaatGTAATAAGAACAACTGTTTTGGACACCTCTTCTGGAAATTTAGCATGGAAGctcttaactttatttttaaggcCTGGAAGATGCTGTGTCTCTGTTACAACTTAAAAGGAAGATCATTTAAGTTAGTTAACACCTAAAACATTCCATTGTGTGAGGATTTTATCAGTGATGTCTGCATATTCTCATCATTCATCTAGAAGTGGTTTGATCAGAACTAAACAGGCTACACGTTATTCAACTGtgttattttaacttaaaaagcaTGCTTGAGTTTATAAAATCAGAATTTATATCTTTGTGAGTGTAAATGTTACCTGAGAAACAGTACAGAAGTGACCAACTTGATTAAAATCAACTTGTAATAACTTCAGGTCTTAACGCAGTTAGATAATGGAGAAAAGCTATGTAATTTTGCCCCAAATTTCAACTAATCCATTTCTTGTCTCGTTATGACTAATATATCATCCTTAATCTGGATGGATATAGCACTTTTTTCAAGACTAATCATTGTTGTATACACCCAGGATTTGCTTTTGATAAACATCCTTGTGCCATGCGTGCCACGAAAAAAGTTTTTGGTAAACCATGTGATGAAGGTTGCTGGCTCAAGAACAGAATTTAGTTTCTACAGCATTAATGagcatttatttgaaaaaagacCATAAAGACCCAATCATAAGAATTACCTGTTGGGTTTTCTTTGTAGGTGTGATCGAATGGTTTGGTGGAATTACTCGACGAGATATCATGATAGCATTCTTTCAACCAATATGAGTATAATGCGACCATATCATAGGGGATCTGAGACAGAATTACCAGTTGTATTTTTCCTATTGAATTTTGTCTAGTCCTTTCTCCAGTGGCTTTTATTTGGGAGAATATCAGCTTTGCTAAAATGTTATTGTTTTCAAGATCATTAAAAAGTGCTTCAGCTACGTAGACCTTTGGAAACTGCCATTgaacatacaaaagtcagttcTGCAAGTGGAAAGAGTGTTTTGTGTATTGCTGTAGTTGGAAACACATTGAAACTGGTTGACTTCACTGGCCCTCCAAAAAGTCTTTATGCTTTTTTGTCAGATGGGAGAGAGAAACACCAGGTGCTTCTTGTTCTCCTCACTCTGAAGGACACAGTCTTCTTTTTACATGAAATAACTGGATTATTTGCCTCTATGACTGAAGCTTTCAAATAGAGATTAACCCTCTTTCCACaaatataattattatgaaaatatccATATAATAGAAAAGTTCAAGAAATAACTATTGCCCTGCATTAGAGACTTCGTGGCACAGATTCCCCCGTGCAAACAACAGATTTGGACACATAGATCCACCGAAACCAATACTTACCTGGTATGGTTCCCTAGTGGCCCCAGGTATTTCATTGTCATTACAGAGGCCACATTAAGTAGGAAAGTTACTCTGTTTGGAAATGGTTGTTGAGATTGAGGCTTTGGTGTCCAATGATACTTCCTTGGCACTGACATTTTCCGTTCCACCTGTTTTTTAGTGGTTCCCCTAAATTTCTCTTGATCCCTTTGCAGTGAACTATTTTGCCTTCTTAGACTTGCTCTTTGTGTATTTTCACTGAGACAATAAGAGAATATTTCATCATTCCGAAGGTGTTGGTGTTAAGGGTGGGCAGAGGCCAAATCAGGGTTGTTGATGACAACCATGCTCTCTATTCCTTTATTTGCCATTCccttgttgtatttttttaaaatggaatgtttttaaccttttgtatttgacatttttttctccttgatcAGTTGTCTGTTATTTTATTATCTGGAAAATCTTATATTATACTCAGCCTCTTTCATTTTGTGTTAGGGCAGTGACTTCCAGCCTTACTGATTGCCAGCATATCcccaggttttgttgttgttgttgttgttgttttactggAGATTTTTTAGCCCAAAGTGTGTTTTAAAATCCTCGAAGCATAATGATAACTTACTTTTTTGATAAAACTTACCATACTTTATTTAGAACAAAAGCGCAGCCACAAAATAGCAGTGGCTCCGTATAAAATAGACACATTCCAGTGGGCCCCGTCACTTTTCTGCTCATTTCTGTCTGTTCTGTCCATCATACCTAAGTCATATATTTCTGTTCATTTAGTTGGGACAGAATTCACCCAATGTTATCATTGTACTAAATATAAATGTGCCCCTAATGGTTTTGACTTTTGCTTAAGTTTTTGAGTCCTCATGTATGTTAGGTAGTGCCATCTAGTAGCCAGAAATTTGGgaactggctgggcatgatggctaatacctgtaatcccagcactttgggaggcttaggtgggcggatcacttgaggtcaggagttccagaccagcctggccaacatgatgaaaccacatctctactaaaatataaaaaaatagccaggtatgatggcccgtgcctgtaatccgagctaattgggaggctgaggtgggaggactgcttgaacctgggaggtggaggctgctgtgagccaagattgtgccactgcactccagcctgggcaacagcgtgagaccctgtctcacaaaaacaagaaacaaaacaaaacaaaagacaagaaACCTGAGAAGTGCAGTAGATTCAATTACATATATCTACGTTTAATttgctagctctgtgaccttaggaaagttacataacctctctgaactGCAACTGTTTCATttacaaaatggagataatgatagtTTTTCTCTAATGGGTTTGTTGTGAGATAATTCATATAAAGCTGATAGTGCCAGATTACACTCAAAAAAAGCATTCAGCTGTCATTATCATTATGACTTCTTTTGTTAATGTTATAGCCTTCCCTTCTCTAGGGAAAAGGAGGCCAGAGTGGACCTAGGCTGACTGAGAGAATTCAGCTCagtcttttgaattattttgaggTAGAGGAATGATTGATATAGTATAGATTATTAAATTAGGACTTCACTTTTGGAGAAAAGGTCAGAtatcattgttgtcttatttttcttcactttcccacatttttgcAGCCATAGCTCCATCCATTTGGTTAAGAACTTAGAAGCTCACAAACTCGGGTCAAAGATAGGTCGAAATCCTCAAATCCCTTAAGAACTTCAGCTTATTCAGGAAGGGATATTTACAGAAAACTAGCAATTGTATAAGTCTCCAAAAAAGCATACATTACTTGAGGATCCATATATTTTTGGCATCCTCGGGGTTGCTGTGATGATTTATAGAaggtttgtttatttaatttactttatttcaaataggttttaatttttgtacCCTTAAGAAAAGATTCGTACTCTTCCCTGGCAGATTAAAGAAAATGAGCGTATATTCCCTAACCTTGGCCAGTTACTTTCCTGGGTTTGAGGGTTTCTGTGAACGTCTGACTTACCTCTGTGACCTGTTTCTGCAACCAGGGGTGTTGCAATGGATGCTTTTGTATTGAGGATGGGACCTTTCAAGAAACAGATTCACTGAGGTGCAGTGGGAAGGTCAGAGAAAGATCTTCGTATCACCTATTATTATTTGCTCgtgtattttttctcctttcttaagGCCACTAACTGATTCTCCTTTGCTAAGGCTACCTACTTCCACTGAGACCTTGAACCACATGAAATTGTTGTTGTCTGTGTTTCTGGTCAAATAGTGGCAATTTTATATGATTCAATcttgtcatttaattttttggGAGGTTATTATTCTATTTCATACCTTTTTTATACCCATCTTCTTTACTTCATTTACCTGTCCCTCATACTTGCCTTGTAGCTTGTCCCTTCACTGTCATCGTCTGGCCATGtgggtgtgtacgtgtgtgtgagagagagaatgtgtgagaATGTATGTTTCTTTATGGATTGGGATTTAGGGTTTTTCTTGCAATTGTGATTTCTCTGGGCACTTTTGTTAATATAGCTAGTCAGCGAGTGCTCTAGATAATTTTCCTTGCCTCCCCCTCTTTGAAAGAAAAGAGGGTGTTCTTAGATGTATTCTTATCAGATAAGCCAGTAGCTCAGGTGCTGGTCTGGCTTTGGTGTCATTGGGGTCTGAGGTTGCTGACTTTTACCTTCTCTGCTGAAAAATTACCTTCAGCAGAAACATCTGAATtgcaaggagaaggagaaaaaaacaggCCAAACACAGTCCTTGGTACTCCTTGGGAGCCACTGAGAAGAGTCCAGGTTCAAATGGTCAGAAGGTTATTTTAAGGATTGTGTCTGGCCTAAAGTACCATTAGCTTCCAGTGGAGTTTAGAATGTGGATGGATCCTGAAAGGTATTCCCCAGAGGTTTGGATTAATAGGCACAAGGGAACCCTAAAGGACTGTATTGGCCTGATACTCCCCATATCCACGTAGAAGAGCTTTAGAAGAACCTTCTGTTCTGAGACCCTGGCTGGCCCACCCAGAGCTGGCCCATTCAACTCTTACTCCTTTGCCACCACTAGTGGTTCTTCTActagtttttatattatttaacaaAAAGGCACTTTAAAAATGCACTCCTCTGGCAATCTACACTGGAATATGAAAAACATGCTGCAAAACCTTGACACTCCAAGTGTGGTCTTAACAGTTCCCAGAATCCCCTCCTCGAGGAGCTGCTAGAAGTGCTGAATCTCAAGCATCtccccagacccactgaatcagagcCTGCATCTGAAGCTTTACGGTGTACAAGCTGTTTTATGTGAAGGCTGAAGTTTGAAAAGCACTGCATTAAAGCGTTAGTTTGGTATAAACTGCCCTGACTGAACTTGGTGTGTCCACTTAGCTTGCATAGTGACTGTTGCTTTGATGATGAAGGCTTACACAGGTAGATCCTTTGAGTGAGAGATCTGACATGATTCTCCTTTGCTAAGGCATCTAGATTCAGTGCACAACTTATAGCTGTTTGTCTTTAGGGGAAATACAactgtaaaattaataaaaacatagtCTCTTCTTATGATAACATGGAACGATGGCAAAATAGATTTTGTTAGCACTTGGGTAGGAATTCTGAATGAAGCAGGCAAATTCTGTTGGCAGTGAAATGATAGGATGTGGTAAagttagaataaaataaacttaaatgtCTCAAAACTCTCATGGTATATACTACCAGTTTAATAATAATGTTGTACCTTTGATGATTTGCAGACTACAAGCATTCAAGGTGCTGTGTTATATATTACTTGCTTGGAGAATAATActtcttaaaaattgaaattcagaaattttaaatCAGACAAAGCTTTTGTGCATGGCCCACTTAAatggctattttgaaataatgataGTGGATATAGAAGGATTATTCTGTAATAGGATGAGACTGTTCCTTTTGTCATGTAGATCATAatcatatttttgtaaatttttataatttttttggttttgtgtccATCCTGCACACTATTACTGGGTAGGTACATGGTTTTTTAACATGGTTTATCTTTCAAAACTATAAAGGCATTGCAAACAGAAGAcaggtcatttatttttcttccaaaagcATCTAAAATGAGATTTTGATATTTGAGGTCATAAAGAGGTGAGAGAACAGACGACAACAGTTGGGAAAGCTATTTCTCTTGAAATTGTTTGGCCTTAATTACTACAGTGTCCTAGTACCACCCATACGTTTCCAAAGAAGTAGATCCCTGTAAATGCCTTTGTCTCTGGACTTTTGAGTAAAATAGTAGGGTGTGCTTTGCAAAATGTCATCGTTGATGTTGAGTTTCAGAGTCTTTAATTAGGAAGCTGAAATCTGTATATCGAGATTTGTAAATCATCTAAATTGCAGAGTAATGTTGTAGAATACTGCTTAAGGGATTGACAttaaagccttttttaaaaaagaaatgcaataatTTCCTCAAATCCTCACTCATTAGACCTCTACTAACTATagtgctgacttttttttttttttaccctaaaGTCTGGAATTCCAAAGAAATGCTTCACCATTTCCCCCATTATTATAGCCACCTGGAAGCAGTATTCATGTATTAGAtcaaaaacacaacaaagaattatgaaAGGTTGTTTCCTGGTATGCAACGCATGATGACATGAACTTACAGAACAGAGAGAAGGGAGgctccatttttatttaaagaggaaatttttattttctggttacCAACTTTTACATGGGTTAAATCAAATCCCACGATGAGGTTTAAAAATTCTCATAGATAATCAAACGTCATTACTTGGCTTACtgaaagacttttcttttttcttccctgtttTTCTCTATCAAATTAGAATCTTTGGAAGAACTACCAGAAACGAGTGGGAAAACAACCCGGAGATTCTTCTTCAATTTAAGTTCTATCCCCACGGAGGAGTTTATCACCTCAGCAGAGCTTCAGGTTTTTCGAGAACAGATGCAAGATGCTTTAGGAAACAATAGCAGTTTCCATCACCgaattaatatttatgaaatcaTAAAACCTGCAACAGCCAACTCGAAATTCCCCGTGACCAGACTTTTGGACACCAGGTTGGTGAATCAGAATGCAAGCAGGTGGGAAAGTTTTGATGTCACCCCCGCTGTGATGCGGTGGACTGCACAGGGACACGCCAACCATGGATTCGTGGTGGAAGTGGCCCACTTGGAGGAGAAACAAGGTGTCTCCAAGAGACATGTTAGGATAAGCAGGTCTTTGCACCAAGATGAACACAGCTGGTCACAGATAAGGCCATTGCTAGTAACTTTTGGCCATGATGGAAAAGGGCATCCTCTCCACAAAAGAGAAAAACGTCAAGCCAAACACAAACAGCGGAAACGCCTTAAGTCCAGCTGTAAGAGACACCCTTTGTACGTGGACTTCAGTGACGTGGGGTGGAATGACTGGATTGTGGCTCCCCCGGGGTATCACGCCTTTTACTGCCACGGAGAATGCCCTTTTCCTCTGGCTGATCATCTGAACTCCACTAATCATGCCATTGTTCAGACGTTGGTCAACTCTGTTAACTCTAAGATTCCTAAGGCGTGCTGTGTCCCGACAGAACTCAGTGCTATCTCGATGCTGTACCTTGACGAGAATGAAAAGGTTGTATTAAAGAACTATCAGGACATGGTCGTGGAGGGTTGTGGGTGTCGCTAGTACagcaaaattaaatacataaatatatatatatatattttagaaaaaagaaaacaaacaaacaaaaaaaccccaccccAGTTGACACTTTAATATTTCCCAATGAAGACTTtatttatggaatggaatggaaaaaaaaaacagctattttgaaaatatatttatatctacgAAAAGAAGTtgggaaaacaaatattttaatcagaGAATTATTCcttaaagatttaaaatgtatttagttgTACATTTTATATGGGTTCAACCCCAGCACATGAAGTATAATGGTcagatttattttgtatttatttactattataaccactttttaggaaaaaaatagctaatttgtatttatatgtaaTCAAAAGAAGTATCGGGTTTGTACATAATTTTCCAAAAATTGTAGTTATTTTCAGTTGTGTGTATTTAAGATGAAAAGTCTACATGGAAGGTTACTCTGGCAAAGTGCTTAGCACGTTTGCTTTTTTGCAGTGCTACTGTTGAGTTCACAAGTTcaagtccagaaaaaaaaagtggataatCCACTCTGCTGACTTTCAAGATTATTATATTATTCAATTCTCAGGAATGTTGCAGAGTGGTTGTCCAATCCATGAGAATTTACATCCTTATTAGGTGGAATATTTGGATAAGGACCAGACATTGCTGATCTATTGTAGAAACTCTCCTCCTGCCCCTTAATTTACAGAAAGAATAAAGCAGGATCCATAGAAATAATTAGGAAAACGATGAACCTGCAGGAAAGTGAATGATGGTTTGTTGTTCTTCTTTCCTAAATTAGTGATCCCTTCAAAGGGGCTGATCTGGCCAAAGTATTCAATAAAACGTAAGATTTCTTCATTATTGATATTGTGgtcatgtatatttaaaattgataTCTCGTGGCCCTCATCAAGGGTTggaaatttatttgtgttttaccTTTACCTCATCTGAGAGCTCTTTATTCTCCAAAGAACCCAGTTTTCTAACTTTTTGCCCAACACGCAGCAAAATTATGCACATCGTGTTTTCTGCCCACCCTCTGTTCTCTGACCTatcagcttgcttttctttccaagGTTGTGTGTTTGAACACATTTCTCCAAATGTTAAACCTATTTCAGATAATAAATATCAAATCTCTGGCGTTTCATTCTATAAAGTCCAACCTGTAAGAGAAAATGGTGCATTTGTATAGCGCTTACAATGATGACCTtgtgtttgcatttttgtttctgaagttatatattttagagggggtgggggaaaggtAATGAATGGCTGGAAAATTGCAGGCAAGTTATTTGATAAGTCATATTTGCACTAAAGGTGTTACCAGTGATttagtatttttcaaatgaaCTTCTTTGGGGCAGAAAGATTTAAGGGAAAA contains the following coding sequences:
- the BMP2 gene encoding bone morphogenetic protein 2 isoform X2; translation: MFGLKQRPTPSRDAVVPPYMLDLYRRHSGQPGSPAPDHRLERAASRANTVRSFHHEESLEELPETSGKTTRRFFFNLSSIPTEEFITSAELQVFREQMQDALGNNSSFHHRINIYEIIKPATANSKFPVTRLLDTRLVNQNASRWESFDVTPAVMRWTAQGHANHGFVVEVAHLEEKQGVSKRHVRISRSLHQDEHSWSQIRPLLVTFGHDGKGHPLHKREKRQAKHKQRKRLKSSCKRHPLYVDFSDVGWNDWIVAPPGYHAFYCHGECPFPLADHLNSTNHAIVQTLVNSVNSKIPKACCVPTELSAISMLYLDENEKVVLKNYQDMVVEGCGCR
- the BMP2 gene encoding bone morphogenetic protein 2 isoform X1; the encoded protein is MVAGTRCLLALLLPQVLLGGAAGLVPELGRRKFAAAASGRPSSQPSDEVLSEFELRLLSMFGLKQRPTPSRDAVVPPYMLDLYRRHSGQPGSPAPDHRLERAASRANTVRSFHHEESLEELPETSGKTTRRFFFNLSSIPTEEFITSAELQVFREQMQDALGNNSSFHHRINIYEIIKPATANSKFPVTRLLDTRLVNQNASRWESFDVTPAVMRWTAQGHANHGFVVEVAHLEEKQGVSKRHVRISRSLHQDEHSWSQIRPLLVTFGHDGKGHPLHKREKRQAKHKQRKRLKSSCKRHPLYVDFSDVGWNDWIVAPPGYHAFYCHGECPFPLADHLNSTNHAIVQTLVNSVNSKIPKACCVPTELSAISMLYLDENEKVVLKNYQDMVVEGCGCR